Genomic segment of Bacteroidales bacterium:
ATTAAAAGTAGGTTCTCTTGAAGAGAATAATAATAATGAGGGAAATTGGGATAAAGAATTTGATCTTAAAAAATAAGTTTGATTTACGATGTTATTTTGAAAATCCGTTAGTTAATTGACTTGATGTCAAAATAACCGGCGGATTTTATTTTTTTTGGTATATTTTATGCTATAAATAAAAGGAAATTAAAAATCATTAAATTGATATTAAAATTCGTATGAAAAATTTTTTTGTATTTAATGAAGGTTTCTCTAAAAGTAAGACATCTTCTTACATTTTATCTTTACAATTAGATGAAAAGGGATATTCTTATACCATTATTGATACTGTAGGTAAAATATATGCAGCCGTTAATCATCATAACTTTGATAAAAAACTTGCAGATAAAAGCATTTCAGAGAAAGCAGAATCAATGATAAAAGAGGATCTGTTTTTAAGTAAAAACTATAAAGCTGTATATTTCAGTTTAATAACACATAAATCAACACTTGTTCCCAATGAACTTTTTAACAGAAATAACATTAAACAGTATTTTACATTTAATCATTACTTAGATGAATATGAAGAATTGCATTTTAATTTTATTGAACAAATAAATGCATATAATATATTTGCCGTCCCGTCAGACTTGACAACCTTATTAGTAAATAAATTTCCGGAAATCATTTTTGTTCATCAGAATAATACAATTATTTCGGATATTGTAGAAAGAGCGAAGAAAAAAAAATATAAGATGCCCTTAATCAGCATTAATGTAAATCAGAATTTATTTGATATTGCTATTTATAAAGATGATAAATTTGTATTATTAAATTCTTATCTTTTTAATGATGAAAATGATTTAGTATATTATGTAATGAATACATTGACTCAATTTGGTATTAAGCCGGCAAAATCATACATTAATTTATCCGGTTTTGTTGAAAAGAATACAAAATTTTATAAATTAATTC
This window contains:
- a CDS encoding DUF3822 family protein, with the translated sequence MKNFFVFNEGFSKSKTSSYILSLQLDEKGYSYTIIDTVGKIYAAVNHHNFDKKLADKSISEKAESMIKEDLFLSKNYKAVYFSLITHKSTLVPNELFNRNNIKQYFTFNHYLDEYEELHFNFIEQINAYNIFAVPSDLTTLLVNKFPEIIFVHQNNTIISDIVERAKKKKYKMPLISINVNQNLFDIAIYKDDKFVLLNSYLFNDENDLVYYVMNTLTQFGIKPAKSYINLSGFVEKNTKFYKLIREFFPNINLLKLESEISYNFIDVDEHLVYILLNLHNAYN